The Candidatus Delongbacteria bacterium genome segment GACTTAATCTTTTTAAATTATGATTTTAAACCTGGTGTTTTGATGTTTAAGAATGACAATGATGAATTATCATCAGCTTTTACCGACATAAAAGTATTTGGTGGACATAGCAAGCAATCTAGCGGTTTAACTTTGGAAGTTTCATCGCCAATAGTAATTTGACCAGTACCTTCTAAAATAAAGAAAGTCACGTCCATTGGCACTTTATGATCGGGAATAACTTGTCCAGGATTTAAAAACAAGTTTTTTATTGTAGCGTTATTATGATCCACAAGTGTTTTTGCAGCGACATTGTATTTATTAAATACCGGTTCTATATCCTTGATATTTACATGTTTCATATTTAAAATCTCCTTTTTATTGATTATCATTATATTATCATAGAAAATCCATTATTTCAAACCATAACCCCTTTA includes the following:
- a CDS encoding cupin domain-containing protein — its product is MKHVNIKDIEPVFNKYNVAAKTLVDHNNATIKNLFLNPGQVIPDHKVPMDVTFFILEGTGQITIGDETSKVKPLDCLLCPPNTFMSVKADDNSSLSFLNIKTPGLKS